One genomic window of Solanum dulcamara chromosome 12, daSolDulc1.2, whole genome shotgun sequence includes the following:
- the LOC129877770 gene encoding uncharacterized protein LOC129877770, whose translation MATKYIVGSVFASFAVAYVCDVVIADKKVFGGTTPHTVANNDWWKETDKKFQAWPRTAGPPVVMNPISRQNYIVKS comes from the exons ATGGCAACAAAGTACATTGTTGGTTCAGTGTTTGCATCATTTGCTGTTGCATATGTTTGTGATGTCGTTATTGCAGACAAGAAGGTGTTTGGAG GTACTACTCCACATACTGTTGCAAACAACGATTGGTGGAAAGAGACTGACAAAAAATTCCAGGCATGGCCTCGCACTGCTGGTCCCCCAGTGGTCATGAACCCTATCAGCCGCCAAAATTACATTGTCAAGTCTTGA
- the LOC129877638 gene encoding zinc finger AN1 and C2H2 domain-containing stress-associated protein 11-like: protein MGTPAFPNLGKHCFVDDCRQIDFLPFTCDCCHQVFCLEHRSYNRHHCPTANKNDVTVVVCPLCAKGVHLIPDEDPNITWESHVNTECDPSNYEKATKKRKCPVPGCREFLTFSNTIKCRECTVDHCLKHRFGPDHKCPGRKKPEAAFPFMNFRTGSRKDDPKKAPATSSSSWTSSFFKAAEAGMAKLGSGRGQSSNATNHSGSANGQVEQCPQCTLRFSSVTALVSHVQKVHEKNGVMNLTVDVCPRCSKGFRDPVSLVEHVERVHKGTSKA from the exons ATGGGGACGCCGGCATTTCCAAATCTTGGAAAACACTGTTTCGTAGATGATTGCCGGCAGATTGATTTCTTGCCTTTTACCTGCGATTGTTGTCACCAG GTGTTTTGTCTAGAGCATCGGAGCTATAACAGACACCACTGTCCAACAGCGAACAAGAATGATGTTACTGTGGTTGTTTGCCCACTCTGTGCAAAAGGAGTACACCTTATTCCTGATGAAGACCCGAATATAACTTGGGAATCACATGTAAACACGGAGTGCGATCCATCAAACTACGAAAAAgccacaaagaaaagaaaatgtccTGTACCTGGCTGCAGAGAGTTCTTGACTTTCTCAAACACAATCAAGTGTCGAGAGTGTACTGTAGATCATTGTTTGAAGCATCGGTTTGGACCTGATCACAAATGTCCTGGACGTAAGAAACCTGAAGCAGCATTCCCGTTTATGAACTTTCGAACTGGCAGTAGAAAAGACGACCCCAAGAAAGCTCCGGCCACATCATCCTCTAGTTGGACGTCATCCTTCTTCAAGGCAGCTGAAGCTGGAATGGCAAAATTGGGCAGCGGAAGGGGCCAAAGCAGCAATGCCACAAACCATAGTGGGAGTGCTAACGGGCAAGTTGAGCAATGCCCGCAATGCACTCTAAGGTTTTCTTCAGTCACAGCTCTCGTGAGTCACGTACAGAAAGTCCACGAAAAGAACGGTGTCATGAACCTGACAGTCGATGTCTGCCCCAGATGTAGCAAAGGTTTTCGCGATCCAGTGTCCCTCGTAGAACATGTTGAAAGAGTACATAAAGGAACTTCAAAGGCATAG
- the LOC129876806 gene encoding polygalacturonase-2-like, translating into MAIQRNILLLIILLVLSISTSRSNFHNDLYTQLVHKKILEQKYGHDFQAYPSYLSPNIESNSIQDQIIHDFNNIDENGVKLIDVSSFGAKGDGNSIDDTMAFEKAWNEACSSNTPVQFVVPYNKNYLLKYTIFQGPCKSSISMQIFGSLEASDKISDYNNDRRHWILFNNVQNLVVGGGGIINGNGNIWWQNSCKINKSLPCKIAPTALTFYNCNNLNVKNLKIKDAQQIHVSFEKCTIVEASNLIITASKNSPNTDGIHVADTYNIQISNSTIGTGDDCISIASGSQKVQATNITCGPGHGISIGSLGSGNSEAHVSNVTVYGAKFYGTTNGLRIKTWQGGYGEASNIKFQNVEMQEVENPIIIDQNYCDQDDPCEEQYSTVQVKNVLYENIKGSSATNMAIKFDCSKNFPCEGIIMKNINLVGGKGTSKSICKNIQFDNVEDVSPNPLTG; encoded by the exons ATGGCTATACAAAGAAATATTCTTCTTCTCATTATTCTTTTGGTTTTATCAATTTCAACTTCTAGAAGCAATTTCCATAATGATTTATACACACAATTAgttcataaaaaaattcttgAACAAAAATATGGTCATGATTTTCAAGCTTACCCTTCTTATTTAAGCCCAAATATTGAAAGCAACAGTATTCAAGATCAAATAATTCATGATTTCAACAATATTGATGAAAATGGGGTTAAATTGATTGATGTAAGTAGCTTTGGAGCTAAGGGTGATGGTAATAGTATAGATGATACTATG GCATTTGAGAAAGCATGGAATGAAGCATGTTCATCTAACACGCCTGTTCAATTTGTGGTTCCTTACAACAAGAATTATCTTCTCAAATATACCATTTTTCAAGGTCCATGCAAATCTTCCATTTCAATGCAG ATTTTTGGATCCTTAGAAGCATCTGATAAAATTTCTGACTACAACAACGATAGACGCCATTGGATTCTTTTTAATAATGTTCAAAATTTAGTTGTTGGAGGAGGAGGAATTATCAATGGCAATGGGAATATATGGTGGCAAAATTCTTgcaaaattaataaatcactg CCATGCAAGATTGCACCAACG GCCTTAACCTTCTACAATTGCAATAATTTGAATGTGAAGAATCTAAAGATTAAAGATGCACAACAAATTCATGTCTCATTTGAGAAATGCACTATTGTTGAAGCTTCAAATTTGATAATCACTGCTTCAAAAAATAGCCCAAATACAGATGGAATCCATGTAGCTGATACTTATAATATCCAAATATCTAATTCTACTATTGGAACag GTGATGATTGTATTTCAATTGCTAGTGGATCCCAAAAGGTGCAGGCCACAAATATTACTTGTGGTCCAGGTCATGGTATAAG TATTGGAAGCTTAGGATCTGGAAATTCAGAAGCTCATGTGTCTAATGTCACTGTATATGGAGCCAAATTTTATGGTACCACAAATGGACTTAGGATCAAGACTTGGCAG GGAGGATATGGAGAAGCTAGCaacatcaaatttcaaaatGTGGAAATGCAAGAAGTTGAGAATCCCATAATCATAGACCAAAACTATTGTGATCAAGATGATCCATGTGAAGAACAG TATTCAACAGTTCAAGTGAAAAATGTGTTGTATGAGAACATCAAAGGCTCAAGTGCAACAAATATGGCCATAAAATTTGATTGCAGCAAGAACTTTCCATGTGAAGGAATTATAATGAAGAATATAAATTTAGTAGGGGGAAAGGGAACTTCAAAGTCTATttgcaaaaatattcaatttgacaatgttgaagaTGTCTCACCCAATCCCTTAACAGGATGA
- the LOC129877665 gene encoding pentatricopeptide repeat-containing protein At3g62890-like encodes MISGYSKLGMVNESFSLFREMQKTGVLPDKVTMVVVISACAMSGALDLGRWVHAYIDKRSIENDLELSTALVNMYAKCGYIEKAIEVFEAMPFKDAKAWSSMIVGLAVNGLAEYALVTFSRMNKAKVKPNHVTLVGVLMACAHSGLVSEGKRYWASMIELGIEPSLEHYGCMVDLLCRSNLVDEAYSFVESMPLAPCPAILRTLLVGCKKNKILDKCEFLAQHLIELDPWNAENYILLSSLYASVSDWEKMRHVRKQMKDKGIKAMPGCSSIEVDGFVHEFVMGDWSHPEAEEIKEFLRDISQRVYSEGHEPWIATILHNVSDEEKEFALCEHSERLAIAFGLLKTKAPTVIRIVKNLRVCRDCHEVTKIISRLYNREIIVRDRVRFHRFVNGACSCRDFW; translated from the exons ATGATTAGTGGGTATTCGAAACTTGGGATGGTTAATGAGTCTTTTAGTTTGTTTAGGGAAATGCAGAAGACGGGTGTTTTGCCTGATAAGGTTACAATGGTGGTTGTGATTTCGGCTTGTGCTATGTCTGGGGCGTTAGATTTGGGTAGATGGGTGCACGCGTATATTGACAAGAGATCGATTGAGAATGATCTAGAGCTTAGTACTGCGCTTGTTAATATGTATGCAAAGTGTGGATACATTGAAAAGGCAATTGAAGTATTTGAAGCAATGCCTTTTAAAGATGCCAAGGCTTGGAGCTCAATGATAGTTGGCTTGGCAGTAAATGGACTCGCAGAATATGCACTTGTGACCTTTTCCAGGATGAACAAAGCTAAG GTGAAACCTAACCATGTGACACTAGTTGGGGTTCTTATGGCTTGTGCTCATAGTGGATTAGTTTCTGAAGGGAAAAGGTATTGGGCAAGCATGATTGAGCTTGGGATTGAGCCATCTTTAGAGCACTATGGCTGCATGGTAGATCTATTATGTCGTTCAAACTTAGTTGATGAAGCTTATTCATTTGTCGAATCCATGCCACTTGCCCCGTGTCCAGCAATATTGCGTACGTTACTTGTTGGGTGCAAAAAGAACAAGATCTTGGACAAATGTGAATTTCTCGCTCAGCATCTCATTGAATTAGATCCCTGGAATGCAGAGAACTATATCCTACTCTCTAGTCTGTATGCATCAGTATCAGACTGGGAGAAAATGCGGCATGTGAGGAAACAGATGAAAGACAAAGGTATTAAGGCTATGCCAGGGTGCAGTTCCATTGAAGTTGATGGTTTCGTGCACGAGTTTGTGATGGGTGATTGGTCACACCCTGAAGCAGAGGAGATCAAAGAGTTCCTAAGGGATATATCTCAAAGGGTATACTCTGAAGGACATGAACCTTGGATTGCTACTATACTGCACAATGTGAGTGATGAAGAGAAGGAGTTTGCACTTTGTGAGCACAGTGAAAGGTTAGCTATTGCTTTTGGCCTTTTGAAGACAAAAGCACCGACAGTGATTAGGATAGTGAAGAACCTTAGGGTCTGTAGGGATTGCCATGAAGTGACGAAGATAATTAGTAGATTATACAACAGAGAGATAATTGTAAGGGACAGAGTTAGGTTCCACAGATTTGTAAACGGGGCTTGTTCTTGCAGAGATTTTTGGTAA